From the Hylaeus volcanicus isolate JK05 chromosome 4, UHH_iyHylVolc1.0_haploid, whole genome shotgun sequence genome, one window contains:
- the LOC128875646 gene encoding RING finger protein 44 isoform X3, whose protein sequence is MTATRECYPIRDCPGVGTSSGPNGKEVSYHGNVGGSSVGYKPPPQHSPQSRGPPAHFPQESVGPPANSPPLHINICGQENTMRGPLLNMSPGLGASGVDMEYRRSSQVTTRFSATNQLPLSPVQIQPSPPYYRQPSQDDGRKSESPSRKRRRISRNGAVSGIEVRETTPPSPTPSLHTTLPSISSLPSLPTPPPWEFSPAPQRRSPRNHMSTRGSPTIRNRYQRYTDSFGLSHPFLPGHNSHPTIHSSHHGIHGSHHNIHNSHHNMHNAHQTHPHHPAGTGHHPAQGANGPVVVDVGQVGVSGLGVAVSGEPLWHPPTTGYRIPCQLHSIYTPPAAHAFAHSCQVTHHHSHYSPAHPTHPGHHSLVGSIVGAASRGYPTPAGGPVAALHHAHAPPPPVHTTHYTAHHQLSQQREVELELIESHHHHRDGAAAGAPLSLPHSYSPPALTQVTTPPPMLLSENVINRHLELLQHRTRRAASNVHTLRRPRSNRWRGTPPLPPTSYPGFLLHFLAMFSNPPLSPYSQAELSSPDSVTENYEALLSLAERLGEAKPRGLTRAEVEQLPSYKFNAETHQGDQTNCVVCMCDFEALQSLRVLPCSHEFHSKCIDKWLKSNRTCPICRGDAGEYFGNSGTGSD, encoded by the exons ATGACAGCAACGCGGGAGTGTTACCCCATACG GGATTGTCCTGGGGTTGGTACGTCTTCCGGGCCAAACGGTAAGGAAGTTTCGTATCACGGGAACGTAGGCGGATCCAGCGTGGGGTATAAACCGCCTCCGCAACATAGTCCGCAATCGAGAGGGCCACCAGCACATTTTCCACAAGAGTCGGTGGGCCCACCTGCCAATTCTCCGCCATTGCATATCAACATCTGCGGCCAA GAGAACACGATGCGTGGTCCATTATTGAACATGAGTCCAGGCCTTGGAGCTAGCGGCGTCGATATGGAGTACCGTAGAAGTTCTCAAG TAACGACACGTTTTTCAGCCACAAATCAGCTACCTCTGAGCCCTGTACAAATTCAACCGTCGCCGCCATATTACAGACAGCCTAGTCAAGACGATGGCAGAAAG AGCGAGTCCCCATCCAGAAAGCGTCGCCGAATATCGCGTAACGGCGCTGTTTCCGGAATAGAAGTCCGGGAGACAACACCTCCGTCGCCTACACCGTCGCTGCACACGACTCTACCATCTATATCGTCCCTGCCATCCCTGCCGACGCCACCGCCGTGGGAATTCTCGCCAGCGCCTCAAAGACGATCGCCTCGCAATCACATGTCCACTCGCGGCAGCCCGACGATTAGAAATCGTTATCAGCGTTACACGGATTCTTTCGGGCTGTCTCATCCTTTTCTGCCCGGGCACAATTCCCATCCGACGATTCACAGTTCTCATCACGGGATCCACGGTTCTCATCACAACATTCACAACTCCCACCACAACATGCATAACGCGCATCAGACGCATCCCCATCATCCAGCGGGCACTGGGCATCACCCAGCGCAAGGAGCGAACGGCCCTGTGGTCGTCGACGTGGGGCAAGTCGGTGTTTCTGGGTTGGGGGTCGCCGTTAGCGGGGAACCGCTTTGGCATCCTCCGACGACAGGTTACAGAATTCCTTGTCAGCTGCACAGCATATACACGCCGCCTGCAGCGCACGCGTTCGCGCACTCGTGTCAG GTCACCCATCACCACAGTCACTACTCACCAGCTCATCCGACCCACCCGGGTCACCACAGTCTAGTTGGTTCGATAGTTGGCGCTGCATCCAGGGGATATCCAACGCCAGCCGGAGGTCCTGTTGCGGCTCTTCATCACGCTCACGCGCCTCCGCCGCCCGTCCATACTACTCATTACACTGCACACCACCAACTTTCGCAACAG CGAGAAGTTGAACTAGAGTTAATCGAATCCCATCACCATCACCGAGACGGGGCTGCCGCCGGTGCCCCACTATCGTTACCACATTCGTACTCGCCACCAGCTCTTACTCAAGTCACGACACCACCTCCCATGTTGCTGTCGGAGAACGTGATAAACCGTCATTTGGAGTTGTTACAGCACAGAACTCGACGTGCCGCGTCGAATGTTCACACGCTCAGACGACCAAGGTCGAACAGATGGAGAGGCACGCCCCCGTTACCACCAACATCTTATCCAGGATTCTTGTTGCACTTCTT aGCGATGTTCAGCAACCCGCCATTATCCCCGTACAGTCAAGCAGAGCTGTCGTCGCCCGATTCGGTGACTGAGAATTACGAGGCTCTGCTGTCTTTAGCGGAGAGACTTGGCGAGGCTAAACCACGAGGACTGACGCGTGCCGAGGTCGAACAACTGCCTTCGTATAAATTCAACGCTGAGACACACCAGGGAGACCAGACGAACTGCGTGGTCTGCATGTGTGACTTCGAGGCCCTACAATCGTTACGTGTTTTGCCGTGCTCTCACGAATTTCACTCCAAGTGCATCGACAAATGGCTCAAA TCGAATCGAACGTGTCCAATATGCCGTGGAGATGCTGGAGAATACTTTGGGAACAGTGGCACCGGTAGCGACTGA
- the LOC128875646 gene encoding RING finger protein 44 isoform X1, with product MNGPGSHQHRGLGMQGRYRGVVSGGNPTGPHSRPPAPPHGRGGWHPHNQHPQHAQIPQQYNSNKEYPYRQCPPRFHNGDCPGVGTSSGPNGKEVSYHGNVGGSSVGYKPPPQHSPQSRGPPAHFPQESVGPPANSPPLHINICGQENTMRGPLLNMSPGLGASGVDMEYRRSSQVTTRFSATNQLPLSPVQIQPSPPYYRQPSQDDGRKSESPSRKRRRISRNGAVSGIEVRETTPPSPTPSLHTTLPSISSLPSLPTPPPWEFSPAPQRRSPRNHMSTRGSPTIRNRYQRYTDSFGLSHPFLPGHNSHPTIHSSHHGIHGSHHNIHNSHHNMHNAHQTHPHHPAGTGHHPAQGANGPVVVDVGQVGVSGLGVAVSGEPLWHPPTTGYRIPCQLHSIYTPPAAHAFAHSCQVTHHHSHYSPAHPTHPGHHSLVGSIVGAASRGYPTPAGGPVAALHHAHAPPPPVHTTHYTAHHQLSQQREVELELIESHHHHRDGAAAGAPLSLPHSYSPPALTQVTTPPPMLLSENVINRHLELLQHRTRRAASNVHTLRRPRSNRWRGTPPLPPTSYPGFLLHFLAMFSNPPLSPYSQAELSSPDSVTENYEALLSLAERLGEAKPRGLTRAEVEQLPSYKFNAETHQGDQTNCVVCMCDFEALQSLRVLPCSHEFHSKCIDKWLKSNRTCPICRGDAGEYFGNSGTGSD from the exons ATGAACGGCCCTGGGAGTCATCAGCATCGCGGCTTGGGCATGCAGGGACGTTACAGGGGCGTAGTAAGCGGTGGCAACCCAACAGGGCCTCACTCGCGTCCACCAGCGCCACCTCACGGCCGCGGTGGATGGCATCCTCATAATCAGCACCCTCAGCACGCCCAGATACCTCAGCAGTACAACAGCAACAAGGAATATCCGTATCGACAGTGTCCACCACGCTTCCATAACGG GGATTGTCCTGGGGTTGGTACGTCTTCCGGGCCAAACGGTAAGGAAGTTTCGTATCACGGGAACGTAGGCGGATCCAGCGTGGGGTATAAACCGCCTCCGCAACATAGTCCGCAATCGAGAGGGCCACCAGCACATTTTCCACAAGAGTCGGTGGGCCCACCTGCCAATTCTCCGCCATTGCATATCAACATCTGCGGCCAA GAGAACACGATGCGTGGTCCATTATTGAACATGAGTCCAGGCCTTGGAGCTAGCGGCGTCGATATGGAGTACCGTAGAAGTTCTCAAG TAACGACACGTTTTTCAGCCACAAATCAGCTACCTCTGAGCCCTGTACAAATTCAACCGTCGCCGCCATATTACAGACAGCCTAGTCAAGACGATGGCAGAAAG AGCGAGTCCCCATCCAGAAAGCGTCGCCGAATATCGCGTAACGGCGCTGTTTCCGGAATAGAAGTCCGGGAGACAACACCTCCGTCGCCTACACCGTCGCTGCACACGACTCTACCATCTATATCGTCCCTGCCATCCCTGCCGACGCCACCGCCGTGGGAATTCTCGCCAGCGCCTCAAAGACGATCGCCTCGCAATCACATGTCCACTCGCGGCAGCCCGACGATTAGAAATCGTTATCAGCGTTACACGGATTCTTTCGGGCTGTCTCATCCTTTTCTGCCCGGGCACAATTCCCATCCGACGATTCACAGTTCTCATCACGGGATCCACGGTTCTCATCACAACATTCACAACTCCCACCACAACATGCATAACGCGCATCAGACGCATCCCCATCATCCAGCGGGCACTGGGCATCACCCAGCGCAAGGAGCGAACGGCCCTGTGGTCGTCGACGTGGGGCAAGTCGGTGTTTCTGGGTTGGGGGTCGCCGTTAGCGGGGAACCGCTTTGGCATCCTCCGACGACAGGTTACAGAATTCCTTGTCAGCTGCACAGCATATACACGCCGCCTGCAGCGCACGCGTTCGCGCACTCGTGTCAG GTCACCCATCACCACAGTCACTACTCACCAGCTCATCCGACCCACCCGGGTCACCACAGTCTAGTTGGTTCGATAGTTGGCGCTGCATCCAGGGGATATCCAACGCCAGCCGGAGGTCCTGTTGCGGCTCTTCATCACGCTCACGCGCCTCCGCCGCCCGTCCATACTACTCATTACACTGCACACCACCAACTTTCGCAACAG CGAGAAGTTGAACTAGAGTTAATCGAATCCCATCACCATCACCGAGACGGGGCTGCCGCCGGTGCCCCACTATCGTTACCACATTCGTACTCGCCACCAGCTCTTACTCAAGTCACGACACCACCTCCCATGTTGCTGTCGGAGAACGTGATAAACCGTCATTTGGAGTTGTTACAGCACAGAACTCGACGTGCCGCGTCGAATGTTCACACGCTCAGACGACCAAGGTCGAACAGATGGAGAGGCACGCCCCCGTTACCACCAACATCTTATCCAGGATTCTTGTTGCACTTCTT aGCGATGTTCAGCAACCCGCCATTATCCCCGTACAGTCAAGCAGAGCTGTCGTCGCCCGATTCGGTGACTGAGAATTACGAGGCTCTGCTGTCTTTAGCGGAGAGACTTGGCGAGGCTAAACCACGAGGACTGACGCGTGCCGAGGTCGAACAACTGCCTTCGTATAAATTCAACGCTGAGACACACCAGGGAGACCAGACGAACTGCGTGGTCTGCATGTGTGACTTCGAGGCCCTACAATCGTTACGTGTTTTGCCGTGCTCTCACGAATTTCACTCCAAGTGCATCGACAAATGGCTCAAA TCGAATCGAACGTGTCCAATATGCCGTGGAGATGCTGGAGAATACTTTGGGAACAGTGGCACCGGTAGCGACTGA
- the LOC128875646 gene encoding RING finger protein 44 isoform X2: MNGPGSHQHRGLGMQGRYRGVVSGGNPTGPHSRPPAPPHGRGGWHPHNQHPQHAQIPQQYNSNKEYPYRQCPPRFHNGDCPGVGTSSGPNGKEVSYHGNVGGSSVGYKPPPQHSPQSRGPPAHFPQESVGPPANSPPLHINICGQENTMRGPLLNMSPGLGASGVDMEYRRSSQATNQLPLSPVQIQPSPPYYRQPSQDDGRKSESPSRKRRRISRNGAVSGIEVRETTPPSPTPSLHTTLPSISSLPSLPTPPPWEFSPAPQRRSPRNHMSTRGSPTIRNRYQRYTDSFGLSHPFLPGHNSHPTIHSSHHGIHGSHHNIHNSHHNMHNAHQTHPHHPAGTGHHPAQGANGPVVVDVGQVGVSGLGVAVSGEPLWHPPTTGYRIPCQLHSIYTPPAAHAFAHSCQVTHHHSHYSPAHPTHPGHHSLVGSIVGAASRGYPTPAGGPVAALHHAHAPPPPVHTTHYTAHHQLSQQREVELELIESHHHHRDGAAAGAPLSLPHSYSPPALTQVTTPPPMLLSENVINRHLELLQHRTRRAASNVHTLRRPRSNRWRGTPPLPPTSYPGFLLHFLAMFSNPPLSPYSQAELSSPDSVTENYEALLSLAERLGEAKPRGLTRAEVEQLPSYKFNAETHQGDQTNCVVCMCDFEALQSLRVLPCSHEFHSKCIDKWLKSNRTCPICRGDAGEYFGNSGTGSD, encoded by the exons ATGAACGGCCCTGGGAGTCATCAGCATCGCGGCTTGGGCATGCAGGGACGTTACAGGGGCGTAGTAAGCGGTGGCAACCCAACAGGGCCTCACTCGCGTCCACCAGCGCCACCTCACGGCCGCGGTGGATGGCATCCTCATAATCAGCACCCTCAGCACGCCCAGATACCTCAGCAGTACAACAGCAACAAGGAATATCCGTATCGACAGTGTCCACCACGCTTCCATAACGG GGATTGTCCTGGGGTTGGTACGTCTTCCGGGCCAAACGGTAAGGAAGTTTCGTATCACGGGAACGTAGGCGGATCCAGCGTGGGGTATAAACCGCCTCCGCAACATAGTCCGCAATCGAGAGGGCCACCAGCACATTTTCCACAAGAGTCGGTGGGCCCACCTGCCAATTCTCCGCCATTGCATATCAACATCTGCGGCCAA GAGAACACGATGCGTGGTCCATTATTGAACATGAGTCCAGGCCTTGGAGCTAGCGGCGTCGATATGGAGTACCGTAGAAGTTCTCAAG CCACAAATCAGCTACCTCTGAGCCCTGTACAAATTCAACCGTCGCCGCCATATTACAGACAGCCTAGTCAAGACGATGGCAGAAAG AGCGAGTCCCCATCCAGAAAGCGTCGCCGAATATCGCGTAACGGCGCTGTTTCCGGAATAGAAGTCCGGGAGACAACACCTCCGTCGCCTACACCGTCGCTGCACACGACTCTACCATCTATATCGTCCCTGCCATCCCTGCCGACGCCACCGCCGTGGGAATTCTCGCCAGCGCCTCAAAGACGATCGCCTCGCAATCACATGTCCACTCGCGGCAGCCCGACGATTAGAAATCGTTATCAGCGTTACACGGATTCTTTCGGGCTGTCTCATCCTTTTCTGCCCGGGCACAATTCCCATCCGACGATTCACAGTTCTCATCACGGGATCCACGGTTCTCATCACAACATTCACAACTCCCACCACAACATGCATAACGCGCATCAGACGCATCCCCATCATCCAGCGGGCACTGGGCATCACCCAGCGCAAGGAGCGAACGGCCCTGTGGTCGTCGACGTGGGGCAAGTCGGTGTTTCTGGGTTGGGGGTCGCCGTTAGCGGGGAACCGCTTTGGCATCCTCCGACGACAGGTTACAGAATTCCTTGTCAGCTGCACAGCATATACACGCCGCCTGCAGCGCACGCGTTCGCGCACTCGTGTCAG GTCACCCATCACCACAGTCACTACTCACCAGCTCATCCGACCCACCCGGGTCACCACAGTCTAGTTGGTTCGATAGTTGGCGCTGCATCCAGGGGATATCCAACGCCAGCCGGAGGTCCTGTTGCGGCTCTTCATCACGCTCACGCGCCTCCGCCGCCCGTCCATACTACTCATTACACTGCACACCACCAACTTTCGCAACAG CGAGAAGTTGAACTAGAGTTAATCGAATCCCATCACCATCACCGAGACGGGGCTGCCGCCGGTGCCCCACTATCGTTACCACATTCGTACTCGCCACCAGCTCTTACTCAAGTCACGACACCACCTCCCATGTTGCTGTCGGAGAACGTGATAAACCGTCATTTGGAGTTGTTACAGCACAGAACTCGACGTGCCGCGTCGAATGTTCACACGCTCAGACGACCAAGGTCGAACAGATGGAGAGGCACGCCCCCGTTACCACCAACATCTTATCCAGGATTCTTGTTGCACTTCTT aGCGATGTTCAGCAACCCGCCATTATCCCCGTACAGTCAAGCAGAGCTGTCGTCGCCCGATTCGGTGACTGAGAATTACGAGGCTCTGCTGTCTTTAGCGGAGAGACTTGGCGAGGCTAAACCACGAGGACTGACGCGTGCCGAGGTCGAACAACTGCCTTCGTATAAATTCAACGCTGAGACACACCAGGGAGACCAGACGAACTGCGTGGTCTGCATGTGTGACTTCGAGGCCCTACAATCGTTACGTGTTTTGCCGTGCTCTCACGAATTTCACTCCAAGTGCATCGACAAATGGCTCAAA TCGAATCGAACGTGTCCAATATGCCGTGGAGATGCTGGAGAATACTTTGGGAACAGTGGCACCGGTAGCGACTGA